From the genome of Globicephala melas chromosome 11, mGloMel1.2, whole genome shotgun sequence, one region includes:
- the RGL2 gene encoding ral guanine nucleotide dissociation stimulator-like 2 isoform X2, whose amino-acid sequence MLPRPLRLFWDTSPPGGVVLSSFRSRDPEEGGGPGGRGVGGGQEEEEEEEEEEDDEAPVSVWDEEEDGATFTVTSRQYRSVDPLAPRPPPRSFRRLRAGTLEALVRHLLDTRTSGTDVTFTAAFLATHRAFTSTPALLGLMADRLEALESHPTDELERTKGVAISVLSTWLASHPEDFGSEVKGQIDWLESFLLRTGYAAGEGVGGGGADLIRNLRSRVDPQTPELPKPLALPGDPPADPTDVLVFLADHLAEQLTLLDAELFLNLVPSQCLGGLWGHRDRPGHSHLCPSVRATVIQFNKVAGAVVSSVLGATSTGEGPGEVTIRPLRPPQRARLLEKWIRVAEECRLLRNFSSVYAVVSALQSSPIHRLRAAWGEAARDSLRVFSSLCQIFSEEDNYSQSRELLLQEVKLQPSLEPNSKKSPRSGSRGGGVVPYLGTFLKDLVMLDAASKDELENGYINFDKRRKEFAVLSELRQLQNKCRGYDLRPDPDIQRWLQGLRPLTEAQSHQVSCEVEPSSSSDPPAPRVLRPTLVISQWTEVLGSVGGPTPLVSWDWPNVGAEEVPATPAPLLTRLAQHMKWPSVSSLDSALESTPALQSPADPSHLSPPASSPRPSRGHRRSASCGSPLSGGAEGASRGPGYGGGGPGPGASDCRIIRVQMELGEDGSVYKSILVTSQDKAPSVISRVLKKNNRDSAVASEYELVQLLPGERELTIPPSANVFYAMDGASLDFLLRQRRRPSTATLGRASGPSASGTPPSEGGGGSFPRIKAKGRKIARALF is encoded by the exons ATGCTCCCGCGGCCCCTGCGGCTGTTTTGGGACACGAGCCCCCCCGGGGGAGTCGTGCTGAGCAGCTTCCGGAGTCGAGACCCCGAAGAGGGTGGGGGCCCAGGTGGCCGGGGCGTGGGcggggggcaggaggaggaggaggaggaggaggaagaagaagacgACGAG GCCCCTGTGTCTGTCTGGGATGAGGAGGAGGATGGTGCCACCTTTACTGTCACAAGTCGCCAGTATCGGTCTGTTGATCCCTTG GCCCCGAGGCCTCCCCCGCGTTCCTTCCGGAGGCTCCGAGCTGGCACTCTGGAGGCCCTGGTCAGACACCTGCTGGACACCCGGACATCAGGGACTGACGTGACCTTCACGGCAGCCTTCCTGGCTACTCACCGGGCCTTCACCTCCACGCCTGCCCTGCTAGGGCTTATGGCTGACAG GCTGGAAGCCCTTGAATCTCATCCTACTGATGAGCTAGAGAGGACAAAAGG GGTAGCCATCTCTGTACTGTCAACCTGGCTGGCCTCTCACCCTGAGGATTTTGGCTCTGAGGTCAAGGGTCAGATTGACTGGCTTGAGAGCTTCTTGCTTCGGACAGGGTATGCAGCAGGGGAGGGTGTTGGGGGGGGCGGCGCTGACCTCATCCGCAACCTCCGGTCCCGGGTGGACCCCCAGACCCCCGAACTTCCTAAGCCCCTGGCCCTCCCCGGCGATCCCCCTGCTGACCCCACGGATGTCCTGGTGTTCCTCGCTGACCACTTGGCCGAACAGCTGACCCTGCTAGATGCG GAGCTATTTCTCAATCTGGTCCCCTCTCAGTGCCTGGGGGGCCTGTGGGGTCACAGAGACCGGCCAGGACATTCCCACCTCTGCCCGTCTGTCCGGGCTACTGTCATACAGTTCAACAAGGTGGCAGGGGCAGTGGTCAGCTCTGTCCTGGGGGCTACCTCAACCGGAGAGGGGCCTGGGGAGGTGACCATACGGCCACTCCGTCCCCCCCAGAGGGCCCGACTGCTGGAGAAGTGGATCCGTGTGGCAGAG GAGTGCCGTCTGCTCCGAAACTTCTCTTCAGTGTATGCTGTGGTGTCGGCCCTGCAATCCAGCCCCATCCACAGGCTTCGGGCAGCCTGGGGGGAAGCAGCCAG GGACAGCCTCAGAGTCTTTTCCAGCCTCTGCCAGATTTTCTCCGAGGAGGATAATTATTCCCAGAGCCGGGAGCTCCTCCTGCAG GAGGTGAAGCTGCAGCCTTCTCTGGAGCCAAATTCCAAGAAGTCCCCGAGGTCTGGCTCCCGGGGTGGG GGTGTGGTCCCATACCTTGGCACCTTCTTGAAGGACCTTGTGATGCTGGACGCAGCCTCCAAGGATGAGCTGgag AACGGATACATCAATTTTGACAAGCGGAGGAAG GAGTTTGCTGTCCTTTCTGAGCTGAGGCAGCTCCAGAACAAATGTCGTGGCTATGACCTCCGACCTGACCCCGATATCCAGCGGTGGCTACAGGGGCTCCGGCCACTGACAGAGGCCCAGAG CCATCAGGTGTCCTGTGAGGTGGAGCCATCCAGTAGCAGTGACCCTCCTGCCCCGCGGGTGCTTCGGCCAACGCTTGTCATCTCGCAGTGGACAGA GGTGCTGGGTTCTGTTGGAGGTCCCACACCCCTTGTCTCCTGGGACTGGCCGAATGTGGGGGCAGAGGAGGTGCCTGCAACCCCCGCTCCACTGCTGACCCGGCTGGCCCAG CACATGAAGTGGCCGTCTGTCTCATCTCTGGACTCCGCCCTGGAAAGCACTCCAGCCCTTCAGAGTCCCGCTGACCCCAGCCAcctctctcccccagcctcctccccgaGGCCTTCTCGAGGTCACCGCCGCTCAGCCTCCTGTGGCTCCCCGCTCAGTGGGGGTGCAGAAGGGGCCTCCAGGGGGCctggatatgggggaggggggccTGGGCCAGGGGCCTCTGATTGCCGCATCATCCGAGTCCAGATGGAGCTGGGGGAAGATGGCAGTGTCTACAAGAGCATCTTG GTGACAAGCCAGGACAAGGCTCCAAGTGTCATCAGTCGTGTCCTTAAGAAAAACAATCGTGATTCTGCGGTGGCTTCAGAGTATGAGCTAGTGCAGCTGCTCCCAGGGGAGCGAG AGCTGACCATCCCCCCCTCGGCTAACGTCTTCTACGCTATGGATGGAGCTTCACTCGATTTCCTCCTGCGGCAGCGGCGACGGCCCTCCACTGCTACACTGGGCCGTGCCAGTGGCCCTTCTGCCTCGGGAACTCCCCcaagtgagggaggagggggttCTTTTCCCAGGATCAAGGCCAAAGGGAGGAAGATTGCCCGAGCACTGTTCTGA
- the RGL2 gene encoding ral guanine nucleotide dissociation stimulator-like 2 isoform X1: MLPRPLRLFWDTSPPGGVVLSSFRSRDPEEGGGPGGRGVGGGQEEEEEEEEEEDDEVRRGRWEAPVSVWDEEEDGATFTVTSRQYRSVDPLAPRPPPRSFRRLRAGTLEALVRHLLDTRTSGTDVTFTAAFLATHRAFTSTPALLGLMADRLEALESHPTDELERTKGVAISVLSTWLASHPEDFGSEVKGQIDWLESFLLRTGYAAGEGVGGGGADLIRNLRSRVDPQTPELPKPLALPGDPPADPTDVLVFLADHLAEQLTLLDAELFLNLVPSQCLGGLWGHRDRPGHSHLCPSVRATVIQFNKVAGAVVSSVLGATSTGEGPGEVTIRPLRPPQRARLLEKWIRVAEECRLLRNFSSVYAVVSALQSSPIHRLRAAWGEAARDSLRVFSSLCQIFSEEDNYSQSRELLLQEVKLQPSLEPNSKKSPRSGSRGGGVVPYLGTFLKDLVMLDAASKDELENGYINFDKRRKEFAVLSELRQLQNKCRGYDLRPDPDIQRWLQGLRPLTEAQSHQVSCEVEPSSSSDPPAPRVLRPTLVISQWTEVLGSVGGPTPLVSWDWPNVGAEEVPATPAPLLTRLAQHMKWPSVSSLDSALESTPALQSPADPSHLSPPASSPRPSRGHRRSASCGSPLSGGAEGASRGPGYGGGGPGPGASDCRIIRVQMELGEDGSVYKSILVTSQDKAPSVISRVLKKNNRDSAVASEYELVQLLPGERELTIPPSANVFYAMDGASLDFLLRQRRRPSTATLGRASGPSASGTPPSEGGGGSFPRIKAKGRKIARALF, encoded by the exons ATGCTCCCGCGGCCCCTGCGGCTGTTTTGGGACACGAGCCCCCCCGGGGGAGTCGTGCTGAGCAGCTTCCGGAGTCGAGACCCCGAAGAGGGTGGGGGCCCAGGTGGCCGGGGCGTGGGcggggggcaggaggaggaggaggaggaggaggaagaagaagacgACGAGGTGAGACGCGGGAGGTGGGAG GCCCCTGTGTCTGTCTGGGATGAGGAGGAGGATGGTGCCACCTTTACTGTCACAAGTCGCCAGTATCGGTCTGTTGATCCCTTG GCCCCGAGGCCTCCCCCGCGTTCCTTCCGGAGGCTCCGAGCTGGCACTCTGGAGGCCCTGGTCAGACACCTGCTGGACACCCGGACATCAGGGACTGACGTGACCTTCACGGCAGCCTTCCTGGCTACTCACCGGGCCTTCACCTCCACGCCTGCCCTGCTAGGGCTTATGGCTGACAG GCTGGAAGCCCTTGAATCTCATCCTACTGATGAGCTAGAGAGGACAAAAGG GGTAGCCATCTCTGTACTGTCAACCTGGCTGGCCTCTCACCCTGAGGATTTTGGCTCTGAGGTCAAGGGTCAGATTGACTGGCTTGAGAGCTTCTTGCTTCGGACAGGGTATGCAGCAGGGGAGGGTGTTGGGGGGGGCGGCGCTGACCTCATCCGCAACCTCCGGTCCCGGGTGGACCCCCAGACCCCCGAACTTCCTAAGCCCCTGGCCCTCCCCGGCGATCCCCCTGCTGACCCCACGGATGTCCTGGTGTTCCTCGCTGACCACTTGGCCGAACAGCTGACCCTGCTAGATGCG GAGCTATTTCTCAATCTGGTCCCCTCTCAGTGCCTGGGGGGCCTGTGGGGTCACAGAGACCGGCCAGGACATTCCCACCTCTGCCCGTCTGTCCGGGCTACTGTCATACAGTTCAACAAGGTGGCAGGGGCAGTGGTCAGCTCTGTCCTGGGGGCTACCTCAACCGGAGAGGGGCCTGGGGAGGTGACCATACGGCCACTCCGTCCCCCCCAGAGGGCCCGACTGCTGGAGAAGTGGATCCGTGTGGCAGAG GAGTGCCGTCTGCTCCGAAACTTCTCTTCAGTGTATGCTGTGGTGTCGGCCCTGCAATCCAGCCCCATCCACAGGCTTCGGGCAGCCTGGGGGGAAGCAGCCAG GGACAGCCTCAGAGTCTTTTCCAGCCTCTGCCAGATTTTCTCCGAGGAGGATAATTATTCCCAGAGCCGGGAGCTCCTCCTGCAG GAGGTGAAGCTGCAGCCTTCTCTGGAGCCAAATTCCAAGAAGTCCCCGAGGTCTGGCTCCCGGGGTGGG GGTGTGGTCCCATACCTTGGCACCTTCTTGAAGGACCTTGTGATGCTGGACGCAGCCTCCAAGGATGAGCTGgag AACGGATACATCAATTTTGACAAGCGGAGGAAG GAGTTTGCTGTCCTTTCTGAGCTGAGGCAGCTCCAGAACAAATGTCGTGGCTATGACCTCCGACCTGACCCCGATATCCAGCGGTGGCTACAGGGGCTCCGGCCACTGACAGAGGCCCAGAG CCATCAGGTGTCCTGTGAGGTGGAGCCATCCAGTAGCAGTGACCCTCCTGCCCCGCGGGTGCTTCGGCCAACGCTTGTCATCTCGCAGTGGACAGA GGTGCTGGGTTCTGTTGGAGGTCCCACACCCCTTGTCTCCTGGGACTGGCCGAATGTGGGGGCAGAGGAGGTGCCTGCAACCCCCGCTCCACTGCTGACCCGGCTGGCCCAG CACATGAAGTGGCCGTCTGTCTCATCTCTGGACTCCGCCCTGGAAAGCACTCCAGCCCTTCAGAGTCCCGCTGACCCCAGCCAcctctctcccccagcctcctccccgaGGCCTTCTCGAGGTCACCGCCGCTCAGCCTCCTGTGGCTCCCCGCTCAGTGGGGGTGCAGAAGGGGCCTCCAGGGGGCctggatatgggggaggggggccTGGGCCAGGGGCCTCTGATTGCCGCATCATCCGAGTCCAGATGGAGCTGGGGGAAGATGGCAGTGTCTACAAGAGCATCTTG GTGACAAGCCAGGACAAGGCTCCAAGTGTCATCAGTCGTGTCCTTAAGAAAAACAATCGTGATTCTGCGGTGGCTTCAGAGTATGAGCTAGTGCAGCTGCTCCCAGGGGAGCGAG AGCTGACCATCCCCCCCTCGGCTAACGTCTTCTACGCTATGGATGGAGCTTCACTCGATTTCCTCCTGCGGCAGCGGCGACGGCCCTCCACTGCTACACTGGGCCGTGCCAGTGGCCCTTCTGCCTCGGGAACTCCCCcaagtgagggaggagggggttCTTTTCCCAGGATCAAGGCCAAAGGGAGGAAGATTGCCCGAGCACTGTTCTGA